A genomic stretch from Desulfolutivibrio sulfodismutans DSM 3696 includes:
- a CDS encoding superoxide dismutase has protein sequence MTSESHTSSLSRREFLGFAAGAGLVLSSLSAMSGLSGTTAFAAEGPVFALPPLPYAENALEPHISARTISFHYGKHTKAYYDNANELLKAVNPAPTSLEAVFLAAGKDPAALALFNNAAQACNHTFYWRGLTPGGPKAPTGKLAELITASFGDFEAMKKELAATSVSQFASGWGWLVQDGGTLKVVKTPNAANPLQNGQKPLLTVDVWEHAYYLDYQNRRADYVKAVLDNLVNWDVAAANLG, from the coding sequence ATGACATCCGAATCCCATACCAGCTCCCTTTCCCGTCGCGAATTCCTGGGGTTTGCCGCAGGCGCTGGCCTTGTGCTGTCGTCGCTGTCCGCCATGTCCGGCCTGTCCGGCACGACGGCCTTTGCCGCCGAAGGCCCGGTCTTCGCGCTGCCGCCCCTGCCCTATGCGGAAAACGCCCTGGAGCCGCACATCTCGGCCAGAACCATAAGCTTCCACTATGGCAAGCACACCAAGGCCTATTACGACAACGCCAACGAACTGCTCAAAGCCGTGAATCCGGCCCCGACGAGCCTTGAGGCGGTGTTTCTTGCGGCCGGGAAGGATCCGGCGGCCCTGGCCCTTTTCAACAACGCGGCCCAGGCCTGCAACCACACGTTTTACTGGAGGGGCCTGACCCCGGGCGGCCCCAAGGCCCCCACGGGCAAACTGGCGGAGCTCATCACCGCGTCTTTTGGGGATTTCGAGGCCATGAAAAAGGAATTGGCGGCCACGTCCGTGAGCCAGTTCGCCAGCGGCTGGGGCTGGCTGGTGCAGGACGGCGGCACGCTTAAGGTCGTCAAGACCCCCAATGCCGCCAACCCCCTGCAAAACGGGCAAAAGCCCCTTTTGACCGTGGATGTCTGGGAACACGCCTATTATCTGGACTATCAGAACCGCCGGGCCGACTACGTCAAGGCCGTGTTGGACAACCTGGTGAACTGGGATGTGGCGGCCGCCAACCTGGGGTAG
- a CDS encoding amphi-Trp domain-containing protein, translating to MGKHGISLKGTVDFASASALLGDLVKSFGEKTVCLQKGSEFCTLKPGETVSFEIEAERKKNRQKLVIELSWLDEVPVQEAEAVKITSVEPEPLPEPEPESEAETPAEAAVSEASPCLVVAEAPKKDEEASPGKKAKK from the coding sequence ATGGGAAAGCACGGCATAAGCCTCAAGGGCACGGTTGATTTCGCCAGCGCCAGCGCGCTTCTGGGCGACTTGGTCAAAAGCTTCGGGGAAAAGACCGTGTGTCTGCAGAAAGGATCGGAATTTTGCACCCTCAAGCCCGGCGAGACCGTGAGTTTCGAGATCGAGGCCGAGCGCAAAAAAAACCGCCAAAAGCTGGTGATTGAGTTGTCCTGGCTGGACGAGGTTCCGGTTCAGGAGGCCGAGGCCGTGAAAATCACCTCTGTCGAACCCGAACCTCTGCCCGAGCCCGAGCCAGAATCCGAGGCCGAGACCCCGGCCGAGGCCGCCGTCTCTGAGGCGTCGCCGTGCCTGGTCGTGGCCGAGGCCCCGAAAAAGGACGAGGAAGCCTCCCCGGGCAAAAAGGCGAAAAAGTAG
- a CDS encoding helix-turn-helix domain-containing protein, with translation MQSAFSPLDIVTGMARAMRPLSGDTAPRAALDDLLRGMLAAFVDASHAARAGVILLLPGDEVPCLRAAVPDAGTWDVSGERLRDSLHPGPPGLVRAPGGEASQGDGAVFFGRPGRGGAPDTVLAVAAFGAPHPGGGEVRGALLAETEPQGPGLAAMPAAAGLLARAVESGLHLADLRAAHAAETVALRSRVLAGFAEAFGPGGCPGLAGVRLEVERAAREPGTVLFWGEPGTGKAQFARLIHELSPRAARPFAAARAQAVEEVFGRDDSGAASLGAVEDAAGGTLYVADMAALASDMAETDPARGDAAARLVRLVREGWFTRVQSAVRRRAKVRVILGSSLAPEALRRRIPELAALFGQPETGDGGVRTIRLPSLRERPDDVPVLLQRAVDLLAGRAGERLSFTPRAIRALCAYPWPGNDEEVRMIAAEALLSRSGRRLDVGDLPARIFSPPPGGGTGPDDAGKKAPSADTLWDMEKARVRAALERHGWVRTRAAQELGLTPRQLGWRVKRHGLRPRDEG, from the coding sequence ATGCAGAGCGCATTTTCACCATTGGACATCGTGACCGGGATGGCCCGGGCCATGCGGCCCCTTTCCGGCGACACCGCGCCGCGCGCCGCCCTGGACGATCTGCTACGCGGCATGCTTGCGGCGTTCGTGGACGCGTCCCATGCCGCCCGGGCCGGGGTGATCCTCCTCTTGCCCGGCGACGAGGTTCCCTGCCTGCGGGCCGCCGTGCCCGACGCCGGGACATGGGACGTCAGCGGGGAGAGGCTGCGGGACTCCCTGCATCCCGGCCCGCCGGGTCTGGTCCGGGCCCCGGGAGGGGAGGCGTCCCAGGGGGACGGGGCGGTCTTTTTCGGTCGTCCGGGCCGTGGCGGCGCACCCGACACGGTGCTGGCCGTGGCCGCCTTCGGCGCGCCCCATCCCGGCGGGGGCGAGGTGCGGGGGGCGCTTTTGGCCGAGACCGAGCCGCAGGGACCGGGGCTTGCGGCCATGCCCGCTGCGGCGGGGCTTCTGGCCCGGGCCGTGGAGTCCGGGCTGCATCTGGCGGACCTGCGGGCCGCCCATGCCGCCGAGACGGTGGCCCTGCGCAGCCGGGTCTTGGCGGGATTCGCCGAGGCCTTCGGCCCGGGGGGCTGTCCGGGCCTGGCAGGGGTGCGCCTGGAGGTGGAACGGGCGGCCCGCGAACCGGGCACGGTCCTTTTCTGGGGAGAACCGGGGACGGGCAAGGCCCAGTTCGCCCGGCTCATCCACGAGTTGTCGCCCCGGGCCGCGCGGCCCTTTGCGGCCGCCCGGGCGCAGGCCGTGGAAGAGGTCTTCGGCCGTGACGACAGCGGCGCCGCCAGCCTCGGCGCGGTGGAGGACGCCGCAGGCGGGACGCTCTATGTGGCCGATATGGCCGCCCTGGCCAGCGACATGGCCGAGACGGACCCGGCCCGAGGGGACGCCGCCGCGCGGCTGGTGCGGCTGGTGCGCGAGGGCTGGTTTACGCGGGTCCAATCCGCCGTCCGACGCCGGGCGAAGGTCCGCGTGATTCTGGGGTCGAGCCTGGCCCCAGAGGCCTTGCGCCGACGCATCCCGGAGCTAGCGGCCCTGTTTGGCCAGCCCGAAACCGGCGACGGCGGCGTACGGACGATCCGCCTGCCCTCCCTGCGGGAACGGCCGGACGACGTGCCCGTCCTCCTGCAACGGGCCGTGGACCTTCTGGCCGGACGGGCCGGGGAGCGTCTGTCGTTCACGCCACGGGCGATCAGGGCCTTGTGCGCCTATCCCTGGCCCGGGAACGACGAAGAGGTCCGGATGATCGCGGCCGAGGCCCTGCTGTCGCGCTCCGGCAGACGCCTGGATGTGGGGGATCTTCCGGCGCGGATCTTTTCCCCGCCCCCCGGGGGCGGAACCGGCCCGGATGATGCTGGGAAAAAGGCCCCATCGGCGGACACCCTGTGGGACATGGAGAAGGCCCGGGTGCGTGCGGCCCTGGAACGGCACGGCTGGGTGCGGACCCGGGCGGCGCAGGAACTCGGCCTGACCCCCCGCCAGCTCGGCTGGCGGGTAAAGCGGCACGGTCTGCGGCCACGGGACGAGGGATAA
- a CDS encoding cation-translocating P-type ATPase, with protein sequence MERPWHALSATDVARTLEVDLVRGLDPEEARKRLETQGRNELVREEGASPWAIFFGQFKNLLILILIAAIILSALVGEVVDAAIIAVIVAFCAVLGFVQEYRAEKALAALRRMLAPESTVLRGGETLRIDSRDIVPGDVLALEAGDKIPADARVVESHVLRCDEAPLTGESVPVGKACAALDPGLGTADQKNMVFTGAAVTYGRGRAVVTATAMDTAFGRIAKEVAAVKTEKTPLEKRTEEIGKWLGIVATGICVLVAGISVWREYGTGLVDLKFLITVTMFAVALAVAAVPEALAAIVTGALAIGMREMAKKHALVRKMPAVETLGCTTVICTDKTGTLTRGEMTVRRLILASGGLTVTGGGYAPLGEVCGPSGPVRPGALPNDLEAFLRCAVLCNDADLAEVEGKWGIRGDPTEAALVVAAAKAGISRAEACRACPRLDELPFSSERKRMTTIHDLPGGGRMACMKGAPEMVLARCTRLLDGDVVRELSPADRAAFLAENEALAGQALRVLALAHVPLEAASGPGCDEDAVERDMIFLGLAGMMDPPRPEAAHAVAVCRSVGIRPVMITGDHALTALAVAREIGIWREGEEVMTGGELSRLTEAQFADRVAKVSVYARVSPMDKLAIVKAWKARGEVVAMTGDGVNDAPALKHADIGVAMGISGTEVAKEAADMVLTDDNFATIVTAIEQGRWIYDNIKKYLAFLIQCNLTEVAVIGGVVLALGPEYLPLLPAAILYINLATDGLPALALGVAPPDPDIMQRPPRDPRESVFSRDVIAFIVRALVIEIPFFFFLFFHDLGDMAHARTEIFFLFIIVEVVIALNCRSLRYSVFTAPPHKWLVLAVGWELALIAVLMQFDTVRESFGIIMPTAQDLTIIVLFSAVIFAIMELTKYLLRRRDVRMM encoded by the coding sequence ATGGAACGCCCCTGGCATGCCCTGTCCGCAACAGACGTGGCCCGCACCCTGGAGGTGGACCTCGTCCGGGGACTCGACCCGGAAGAGGCCCGCAAGCGCCTGGAAACGCAAGGCCGCAACGAACTGGTCCGGGAAGAGGGGGCAAGCCCCTGGGCGATTTTTTTCGGCCAGTTCAAAAACCTCCTCATCCTCATCCTCATTGCGGCCATCATTCTCTCGGCCCTGGTGGGCGAGGTGGTCGACGCGGCCATCATCGCCGTCATCGTGGCGTTTTGCGCGGTGCTTGGCTTCGTGCAGGAATACCGGGCCGAAAAGGCCCTGGCGGCGTTGCGCAGGATGCTGGCCCCGGAGTCCACGGTCCTGCGCGGCGGCGAGACCCTGCGCATCGATTCCCGGGACATCGTGCCCGGCGACGTGCTGGCGCTGGAGGCCGGGGATAAGATTCCGGCCGACGCCCGGGTGGTCGAGTCCCACGTCCTGCGCTGCGACGAGGCCCCCCTGACCGGCGAATCCGTGCCCGTGGGCAAGGCCTGCGCGGCCCTGGACCCCGGGCTTGGCACGGCGGACCAGAAAAACATGGTCTTCACCGGCGCCGCCGTGACCTACGGCCGGGGGCGGGCCGTGGTCACGGCCACGGCCATGGACACCGCGTTCGGGCGCATCGCCAAAGAGGTGGCGGCGGTGAAGACCGAGAAAACCCCCCTGGAAAAGCGCACCGAGGAGATCGGCAAGTGGCTGGGCATCGTGGCCACGGGCATCTGCGTGCTGGTGGCCGGAATCAGCGTGTGGCGGGAATACGGCACGGGCCTGGTGGATCTCAAATTCCTGATCACCGTGACCATGTTCGCCGTGGCCCTGGCCGTGGCCGCCGTGCCCGAGGCCCTGGCGGCCATCGTCACCGGCGCGCTGGCCATCGGCATGCGCGAGATGGCCAAAAAACACGCCCTGGTGCGCAAGATGCCCGCCGTGGAGACCCTGGGCTGCACCACGGTCATCTGCACGGACAAGACCGGCACCCTGACCCGGGGCGAGATGACCGTGCGCCGTCTGATCCTGGCCTCGGGGGGGCTGACGGTCACCGGCGGCGGCTATGCGCCCCTGGGCGAGGTGTGCGGCCCGTCCGGGCCCGTTCGTCCCGGGGCGCTTCCTAACGACCTGGAGGCGTTTTTGCGCTGCGCCGTGCTGTGCAACGACGCCGATCTGGCCGAGGTCGAGGGCAAATGGGGCATCCGGGGCGACCCCACCGAGGCGGCCCTGGTGGTGGCTGCCGCCAAGGCCGGGATTTCCCGGGCCGAGGCCTGCCGGGCCTGCCCCCGCCTGGACGAGCTGCCCTTTTCCTCGGAACGCAAGCGCATGACCACCATCCATGACCTGCCGGGCGGCGGGCGCATGGCCTGCATGAAGGGCGCGCCCGAGATGGTCCTGGCCCGCTGCACGCGGCTGCTCGACGGCGACGTGGTGCGGGAGCTTTCGCCCGCCGACCGGGCCGCCTTCCTGGCCGAAAACGAGGCCCTGGCCGGGCAGGCCCTGCGCGTCCTGGCCCTGGCCCATGTCCCCCTGGAGGCCGCCTCCGGCCCGGGCTGCGACGAGGACGCCGTGGAGCGGGACATGATTTTTCTTGGGCTGGCCGGCATGATGGATCCGCCGCGCCCCGAGGCCGCTCATGCCGTGGCCGTGTGCCGTTCGGTGGGCATCCGGCCGGTCATGATCACCGGCGACCATGCCCTGACGGCCCTGGCCGTGGCCAGGGAGATCGGCATCTGGCGGGAGGGGGAGGAGGTCATGACCGGCGGGGAGCTGTCCCGGCTGACCGAGGCCCAGTTCGCCGACCGGGTGGCGAAGGTGTCGGTCTACGCCCGGGTGTCGCCCATGGACAAGCTGGCCATCGTCAAGGCCTGGAAGGCGCGCGGCGAGGTGGTGGCCATGACCGGGGACGGGGTCAACGACGCCCCGGCCCTCAAACACGCCGACATCGGCGTGGCCATGGGCATCTCGGGGACCGAGGTGGCCAAGGAGGCCGCCGACATGGTGCTCACCGACGACAACTTCGCCACCATCGTCACGGCCATCGAGCAGGGCCGCTGGATCTACGACAACATCAAGAAATATCTGGCGTTTCTCATCCAGTGCAACCTGACCGAGGTGGCGGTCATCGGCGGGGTGGTGTTGGCGCTGGGGCCGGAATACCTGCCGCTTTTGCCTGCGGCCATCCTCTACATCAATCTGGCTACGGACGGACTGCCCGCCCTGGCCCTGGGCGTGGCCCCGCCGGACCCGGACATCATGCAGCGACCGCCACGCGATCCCCGGGAAAGCGTGTTTTCCCGGGATGTCATCGCCTTCATCGTCCGGGCCCTGGTCATTGAGATTCCGTTTTTCTTTTTTCTGTTTTTCCACGACCTGGGCGACATGGCCCATGCCCGCACGGAGATCTTTTTTCTTTTTATCATCGTGGAGGTGGTCATCGCGCTCAACTGCCGGTCCCTGCGCTACAGCGTCTTCACCGCGCCGCCGCACAAATGGCTGGTCCTGGCCGTGGGCTGGGAACTGGCGCTCATCGCCGTGCTCATGCAGTTCGACACCGTGCGCGAGTCCTTCGGCATCATCATGCCGACGGCGCAAGACCTGACGATCATCGTCCTGTTCAGCGCGGTCATCTTCGCAATCATGGAGCTGACGAAATACCTGCTGCGGCGTCGGGACGTGCGGATGATGTAG
- a CDS encoding type I restriction endonuclease — translation MDFSEQIQALAGKIQKQKEHLLTEEATKTALVLPFINMLGYDIFNPSEVIPEFTADVGIKKGEKVDYALLLDGKPIILFECKPYGFPLEQTQSSQLYRYFSVTEARIAILTNGSTYKFFTDLESQNKMDSKPFMEFDFLAIDETLVPELKKLSKTNFDIVNALSAASELKYTREIKKILATEIASPTEDLVCFFTSRVYHGRITKNVKEQFTEIVKRALHNFINDKIKDRLTSIMADTEPAKKVEDPSAETDGQKEDDKVITTQEEIEGFYIIKSILRETCDAERIHYRDTQSYMGILLDDNNRKPICRLRFNGQNKQLGLIRAGKAEERVHLSTLDDIYKYSQDIKSAISLYETSD, via the coding sequence ATGGACTTTTCAGAACAAATTCAGGCTTTGGCCGGAAAAATCCAAAAACAGAAAGAACATCTGCTCACCGAAGAAGCCACGAAGACAGCTCTCGTCTTGCCGTTCATCAACATGCTGGGCTACGATATTTTCAACCCCTCCGAGGTCATACCTGAATTTACTGCTGATGTTGGGATAAAAAAAGGTGAAAAAGTAGATTATGCATTGCTCTTGGATGGAAAGCCAATAATTCTGTTTGAGTGCAAGCCCTACGGATTCCCGCTCGAACAGACCCAGTCAAGCCAATTATACCGTTATTTTTCGGTTACAGAGGCGCGCATAGCCATTCTCACGAATGGTTCAACATATAAATTCTTTACTGACCTCGAAAGTCAAAACAAAATGGATTCCAAACCTTTCATGGAATTCGATTTCTTGGCCATAGATGAGACGCTCGTTCCTGAATTGAAAAAACTTTCAAAAACAAATTTCGACATCGTTAATGCACTATCCGCAGCCAGCGAACTTAAATATACCAGAGAAATCAAAAAGATTCTCGCTACAGAAATTGCATCGCCAACAGAAGACTTGGTATGTTTCTTTACAAGCCGTGTTTATCACGGAAGGATAACAAAGAATGTTAAAGAGCAATTTACGGAAATCGTCAAAAGGGCTTTACACAATTTCATAAATGACAAGATAAAAGATCGGCTTACATCTATAATGGCTGACACTGAGCCAGCCAAAAAAGTGGAAGACCCCTCGGCAGAAACCGATGGGCAGAAAGAAGACGACAAGGTCATTACCACTCAAGAAGAGATAGAAGGATTCTATATTATAAAATCGATTTTGCGTGAAACTTGTGATGCAGAGCGAATTCACTATAGAGATACGCAAAGCTACATGGGAATACTTCTTGACGACAACAATCGCAAGCCCATTTGTCGGCTTCGATTTAATGGACAAAACAAACAACTTGGCCTTATCCGCGCGGGAAAAGCGGAAGAGCGAGTCCACCTCTCTACTCTTGACGACATCTACAAGTATTCTCAAGACATCAAATCCGCCATCTCCCTCTATGAAACAAGCGATTAG
- a CDS encoding ArsR/SmtB family transcription factor, with the protein MLKQIVPKTSGGAAAERLARICKVLAVDTRVRMLEMLAQRQMCVGALARALCITPAAVSQHLRVLRDAGAVVADKQGYFVHYRADLGTLAAWGRETAEFFTAGQEKPEAGESGAARPPAGHGEAAS; encoded by the coding sequence ATGCTTAAACAAATAGTACCCAAAACCTCCGGCGGGGCGGCGGCCGAGCGCCTGGCTCGCATCTGCAAGGTGCTCGCCGTGGACACCCGGGTCCGCATGCTGGAGATGCTCGCCCAGCGCCAGATGTGCGTCGGGGCCCTGGCCCGGGCCCTTTGCATCACCCCGGCCGCCGTGTCCCAGCACCTGCGGGTTCTGCGCGACGCCGGGGCGGTCGTGGCCGACAAGCAGGGCTATTTCGTCCACTACCGGGCCGACCTCGGAACTCTGGCCGCCTGGGGCCGCGAGACAGCGGAGTTTTTTACGGCTGGACAGGAAAAGCCGGAGGCAGGTGAATCCGGCGCGGCCCGCCCGCCTGCGGGACACGGGGAAGCGGCGTCCTGA
- a CDS encoding ABC transporter ATP-binding protein yields the protein MNHAIQAVDLKKHFGEVPAVDGVSFAVNPGELFGLLGPNGAGKSTTINMLIGLARPGAGSIHIGGVDCSKNPKAAQHLIGVVPDDSNLYPELSGYDNLCFCGALYGMDKAARQKRAGELLELFGLAPAGQRKFGGYSKGMKRRLTIAAGIMHSPGILFLDEPTTGVDVESARHIRALLAELHAAGTTILLTTHYIEEAERLCGRVAFLVKGRIIAVDMVERLVAPLSGRHAVRVVCAGEVAGHVAALAAAYPDCEFTLAGTDAIRVECGFPVRVGAVVRSLEEAGAEVLEARRLRPSLEDVFVRFTGIEAEALRREKEKGGKAA from the coding sequence ATGAACCACGCAATCCAGGCTGTGGATTTGAAAAAACACTTCGGCGAGGTGCCCGCCGTGGATGGGGTGTCGTTTGCCGTGAACCCGGGAGAGCTTTTCGGGCTCCTGGGGCCCAACGGCGCAGGCAAGTCCACCACCATCAACATGCTCATCGGCCTGGCCAGACCAGGGGCCGGGTCTATCCATATCGGCGGCGTGGACTGCTCGAAAAATCCCAAGGCCGCCCAACATCTGATCGGCGTGGTCCCCGACGACAGCAACCTCTATCCGGAACTGTCCGGCTACGACAACCTGTGCTTTTGCGGCGCGCTCTACGGCATGGACAAGGCCGCGCGGCAAAAACGGGCCGGGGAGCTTCTGGAGCTTTTCGGACTGGCCCCGGCCGGGCAGCGCAAGTTCGGCGGCTATTCCAAGGGCATGAAGCGCCGCCTGACCATCGCCGCCGGGATCATGCACTCCCCGGGCATCCTTTTTTTGGACGAACCCACCACGGGCGTCGATGTGGAGAGCGCCCGGCACATCCGGGCCCTTTTGGCCGAACTGCACGCCGCAGGAACCACCATCCTCTTGACCACCCACTACATCGAGGAGGCCGAGCGGCTGTGCGGCCGGGTGGCCTTCCTGGTCAAGGGGCGGATCATCGCCGTGGATATGGTGGAGCGGCTGGTGGCCCCGCTTTCCGGCCGCCATGCCGTGCGTGTGGTGTGCGCCGGAGAGGTGGCGGGCCATGTGGCGGCCTTGGCTGCGGCCTACCCCGACTGTGAGTTCACCCTGGCCGGAACGGACGCCATCAGGGTGGAGTGCGGCTTCCCGGTGCGGGTGGGGGCGGTGGTGCGCTCCCTGGAGGAGGCCGGGGCCGAGGTGTTGGAGGCCCGTCGCCTGCGGCCGTCCCTGGAGGACGTGTTCGTGCGGTTTACGGGCATTGAGGCCGAGGCGCTACGCCGGGAAAAGGAAAAGGGGGGCAAGGCGGCATGA
- a CDS encoding ABC transporter permease, which yields MRRLTIFWSIVVKDMRTYYLKPPNVSWGLLFPLAWTGMFFIRSGSGLESVMSLLPGVAAISVLFGTTSMLAVTVTFEKKNRSFDRLLLAPISLEVLMLAKTGGAIFFGVLNALVPMAMAAFLVDLSGVAWGTFLGVVFLVAVASAFLGLFIAVAVSEVFEAQTFSNFFRFPMLFLCGLFFPVAKLPVVLQPLSYLLPLTYGVDALRGAIPEAGGGTILPLGLDVAVLGIFCVGLFTASLWNVRRKWIA from the coding sequence ATGAGACGGCTGACCATCTTCTGGAGCATCGTGGTGAAAGACATGCGGACCTATTATCTCAAGCCGCCCAATGTCAGTTGGGGACTGCTTTTCCCCCTGGCCTGGACAGGCATGTTTTTCATCCGTTCCGGGTCCGGACTGGAGAGCGTGATGTCCCTGTTGCCGGGGGTGGCGGCCATCTCGGTGCTTTTCGGGACCACGTCCATGCTGGCCGTGACCGTGACCTTCGAAAAAAAGAACCGGTCCTTCGACCGGCTGCTCCTGGCCCCGATTTCCTTGGAAGTGCTCATGCTGGCCAAGACCGGGGGGGCGATATTTTTCGGGGTGCTCAACGCCCTGGTTCCCATGGCCATGGCCGCGTTTCTGGTGGATCTGTCCGGGGTGGCCTGGGGGACGTTTCTCGGCGTGGTTTTTCTGGTGGCCGTGGCCTCGGCCTTTCTGGGGCTTTTCATCGCCGTGGCCGTCAGCGAGGTCTTCGAAGCCCAGACCTTCTCCAACTTTTTCCGGTTCCCCATGCTGTTTTTGTGCGGACTGTTTTTCCCGGTGGCCAAGCTGCCCGTGGTATTGCAGCCTTTGTCCTACCTGCTGCCCCTGACCTACGGCGTGGACGCCTTGCGCGGGGCCATTCCGGAAGCGGGCGGGGGCACTATCTTGCCCCTGGGGCTGGATGTTGCGGTCCTGGGAATCTTTTGCGTCGGGCTGTTCACAGCCAGCCTGTGGAACGTGCGGCGCAAGTGGATCGCCTAG
- a CDS encoding lysophospholipid acyltransferase family protein yields the protein MADTTRKPIFDIQLPTTVSPVLRGLFGLAQAPLCRMLGMSRIDEIYATITPDAVGRDFVDAALKAFHFSYRVSDEDMARIPESGPVVVVANHPFGGLEGLILAGLLASRRPDVKIMANFLLQRIPELSEFFIFVDPFGSSNAAKQNIRPLKESLGHLRRGGILGVFPAGEVSHLQFKNRRPTVSDPAWNASVARIILKTGATVVPMFFEGNNSRLFQLLGLVHPRLRTALLPREFLNKGDKPIEVRIGAPIPFSRLEQMAEGEENADELIIRCLRLRSYLLGARGAKSRPRPKLFLPKGPGRQEALIPAADPHLLSDEIAALPQECRLFQSGEFSVLCAEAGQLPLVLREIGRLRELTFRRVGEGSGKACDLDPFDAYYLHLFIWNEKNREVVGAYRIGRTDEILSRMGQRGLYTDTLFVLKERFLRHISPALEMGRSFVRPEYQKSYSPLLLLWKGLARFVVHNPTYKILFGPVSITNEYKTASRQLIARYFKEQNALPELARLVRPRTPLKEQHWLKNAARTLVTDLDDLVDLLADIESDQKGIPVLLRQYLKLGGKLLAFNVDHEFADALDGLIVVDLLRTDRKQLERYMGKDGLARFLDFHGLGPVHAGHDANGPEGTGGTGGGLPRCA from the coding sequence ATGGCCGACACGACACGAAAGCCCATATTCGACATCCAGCTTCCCACGACCGTAAGCCCCGTGCTCCGGGGTCTGTTCGGACTGGCCCAGGCCCCGCTTTGCCGGATGCTGGGCATGTCGCGCATCGACGAGATCTATGCGACCATCACCCCTGACGCCGTGGGCCGGGACTTCGTGGACGCCGCCCTGAAGGCCTTTCATTTCTCCTACCGGGTCAGCGACGAGGACATGGCCCGCATCCCGGAAAGCGGCCCGGTGGTGGTGGTGGCCAACCACCCCTTCGGCGGCCTGGAAGGACTGATCCTGGCCGGGCTTTTGGCCTCGCGGCGGCCCGACGTGAAGATCATGGCCAATTTCCTGCTTCAGCGTATTCCCGAATTGTCCGAATTTTTTATCTTCGTGGACCCGTTCGGCAGTTCGAACGCGGCCAAGCAGAACATCCGCCCCCTCAAGGAAAGCCTGGGCCATCTGCGCCGGGGCGGCATCCTGGGGGTCTTTCCGGCGGGCGAGGTGTCCCACCTCCAGTTCAAGAACCGCCGTCCCACCGTCTCCGATCCGGCCTGGAACGCCTCGGTGGCCCGGATCATCCTCAAAACCGGGGCCACGGTGGTGCCCATGTTTTTCGAGGGCAACAACAGCCGCCTGTTCCAGCTTCTGGGGCTGGTGCATCCCCGGCTGCGCACGGCCCTTCTGCCCCGGGAATTTCTCAACAAGGGCGACAAGCCCATCGAGGTGCGCATCGGCGCCCCGATCCCCTTTTCCCGGCTGGAACAGATGGCCGAGGGCGAGGAGAACGCCGACGAACTCATCATCCGCTGCCTGCGCCTGCGCTCCTACCTTCTGGGCGCCCGGGGGGCCAAGTCCCGCCCCCGTCCCAAGCTTTTCCTGCCCAAGGGGCCGGGACGGCAGGAGGCGCTCATCCCTGCGGCGGACCCCCATCTGCTGTCCGACGAAATCGCGGCCCTGCCCCAGGAATGCCGCCTGTTCCAAAGCGGCGAGTTTTCGGTTCTATGCGCCGAGGCCGGGCAACTCCCCCTGGTTCTGCGCGAGATAGGACGGCTGCGTGAATTGACCTTCCGCCGCGTGGGCGAGGGATCGGGCAAGGCCTGTGACCTGGACCCCTTCGATGCCTATTATCTGCATCTTTTCATCTGGAACGAAAAAAACCGCGAGGTGGTGGGGGCCTACCGCATCGGCCGCACGGACGAGATCCTGTCCCGCATGGGCCAGCGCGGCCTGTACACGGACACGCTCTTCGTGCTCAAGGAGCGTTTTTTGCGGCACATCAGCCCCGCCCTGGAGATGGGGCGGTCCTTCGTGCGCCCGGAATACCAGAAAAGCTATTCGCCGCTTTTGCTGTTATGGAAAGGTCTGGCCCGTTTTGTGGTGCATAACCCCACCTACAAGATCCTTTTCGGCCCGGTCAGCATCACCAACGAATACAAGACCGCCTCCCGCCAGCTCATCGCCCGCTATTTCAAGGAACAAAACGCCCTGCCCGAACTGGCCCGGCTGGTCCGGCCACGCACCCCGCTCAAGGAGCAGCACTGGCTCAAAAACGCGGCCCGCACCCTGGTCACGGACCTGGACGACCTGGTGGACCTCTTGGCGGACATCGAATCCGACCAGAAGGGCATCCCGGTGCTCCTGCGCCAATACCTCAAGCTCGGGGGCAAGCTTTTGGCCTTTAATGTGGATCATGAATTCGCCGACGCCCTGGACGGGCTCATCGTGGTGGATCTTCTGCGCACGGATCGCAAGCAGCTCGAACGCTACATGGGCAAGGATGGGCTGGCCCGGTTTCTGGACTTCCACGGGCTTGGGCCAGTGCACGCCGGGCATGATGCCAACGGGCCGGAAGGCACAGGCGGGACGGGCGGCGGGTTGCCGCGCTGCGCGTAA